Below is a genomic region from Rhinolophus sinicus isolate RSC01 linkage group LG11, ASM3656204v1, whole genome shotgun sequence.
aaagaaactccacaCCCCTTCACCATCACCCCAACTGCCACAGCCCCCAACTCCAGCCTTAGACAACCATAAGCTACTTTTTGTTCTGTAGATTTGCCTAGTCTGGACACTTCGTGTAAATGGAACGATACAATATGTGTAGTcctttgtgacttgcttctttcacatggcataacattttcaagattcattcctGTATAGCACATATCAAtacttaatttctatttattgctAAATAACATTCTGTTGTATAGCTATACCATGTTGTATTTATTCaattatcagttgatggacattttaggTTGTTTCTTCTTTGGgactattattaataatgctgttatgaatagTCATGTAAAAGTTTTTTGGGGTAGacgtatatttttatttctcttggcaTATGCTTAGGAATAGAATCGCTGGATCACATGCTAATTCTATGTTTATTTGAGGGACTgcctcataattttttaaaagtttgtttaaatcatcaaataaaattcatatgctgCAAATTTGTTGCTATATCTCTTAAGAATCTTTTAATCTTCATATAggtctccctccctttttttccctcttgcaaTGCATTTGTTGATAAAACTGAGTTATTTATCCTGTGGAGTTTCCAGCAATTTGGAATTTGCTGATTGCCTCTCTGTGGtatcatttaatatattcttctttcctctgtatttcttataaattggTAGTTAGGTCAAGAAGTTGATTAGTTTTAGGTTCAATGTTCAGGCAAGAATACTTCATGAATGGTTTTACGTATTTATCGGGAGGCAAAAAAAAGCTCTCTTTTTGTGATATTAGCCATTGATGATCATTCTCTAGATCCATATATTCATTAGAGATTAGAAAATGGTagtattcatttttgtattagCTGGAATACTTTCAAAAAGAGCCATGGGTGATTTGACTCCAACATAACCTCTTCTAAGCCCCTTCATATCCTACGCCAGAAGCCAGTCTTCTTAGACAGTGTACCTTCTAATGAGTGTAAACTGAGCTGCCTTCCATGGTGTCTATTTGACCCATAAGGAATTCAGGCACCACCCTGGTTAAGAAATAGACATCAGCAACATCCCATAAAGCCCCATTTGCCCATTACCATGACCACTACCTCCCTCCTAGCTCTAGAGATTTCACTATCCTGACTTTAAGGTAATCACTTCcttgcttcttcttcttttttttttttaatattgtttgatCCTGtgaaactcttctttttttttttttaggatttttttattggggaaggggaacaggactttattgggggaacagtgtgtacttccaggacttttttccaagtcaagatgttgtcctttcaatcttagttgtggagggtgccgttcagcttcaaattgtcctttcagtcttagttgtggagggtgcagctcagctccagctccagttgctgttgctagttgcagggggtgcagcccatcatcccttgcagaactcgaggaattgaactggcaaccttgtggttgagagcccactggcccatgtgggactcgaaccggcagccttcggagttaggagcatggagctctaaccgcctgagccaccgggccagccccactTCCTTGCTTCTTGATAGTTTTACAAGCtacgagatgtgatcaaacaataaatatggtgagtgtttaaataaaaaaaaaattttttacagtaaaagacacattgccattaatcaccctcaaaatactcccccttactttgaacacacttatcccaccgttttctgaagcagttctggaagtcctctttcatgagtgtctttagttgtgctgttgtggctgccttgatgttctgaatcattttgactttgggaaagagccagaagttgaacggtgccagatccagtgaataaggtggatgaggacacatgtttttatttgacagaaattgccatataccagaagcgattgtgacacggagcattgtcatgatggaggatgatttatggcactctttaaaacacaccttctctcaaccatagctcacacttgactgactgcaccaaacaagttgaaacttgtcacacactgttatgaAGGTTTGACGTGCTGTTTCCCGtgttgaagattcctgccttggcacttggcaacagcattcaccgtatttttttttattgcagcaGAAAGGATctatcacacattgcttctggtacagcaatttctgtcaaataaaaacattatggtgtgtcttcatccaccttattcactggatctggcaccatgtgacttctggctcttccccaccgtcaaaatgaccatgaaatagtcatttgaattgattcaggacatcaagacaaccacgacagtgcaactaaagaccctcatgaaagaggacgtccagaactgcttcaaaaagtggcaacaacaatgggatgagtgtgttccaagagaggggtagtattttgagggggactgttgaaagtaaactgacatcttaagatgtttaaccatagagctgggaggcctatggggtggagctgggccccttgttaactctctagtcttgacttcctgttgaactttaTGGTAACCACCATGGGGAGGGACTCGAGTAAAAGAAGCCATGTTGTGTTTGTGTCTTTCTCCCATGTAGGTGGCTGGTGAAGGGGCCatgcattctttgttttttttttttcttttcccgaataaaccgTTTTCTTTTTGGTGGATAATCTGGGTAATTATTTGGCCATTCGatagggattaatggcaatgtgtcttttactgtaataattttttaaaatttaaacattcaccatatttttaaatcacagctTGTATGTGTGTATCCCTATATCATATTGctttccctgttttatagattatctatctatctgtctatatctatctatctatctaaagcTACAGTAACTGAGACAGAGAGGTTAATGTGGAAGGATATACAAAATGACCAGTGAAacaaaatagagtccagaaacatacccacacatatatggaacTTTAGTAAGTGACAGatacaattggatatccatatttttaaaaattaatttggattCACACCTCATACCTGATATAAAAGAATGAACTCAAGATAAACTCCATATGAATCttaggatggatttttctatCTCTATAAAAAACATCACTGGGATTTTGAAAGGgttttcattgaatctatagattgatttggacagtattgacatcttaacaatattaagccttccaattcatgaacatgagatgtgtttccatttatgtcttctttaatttctttcagcaatatattttttaaaaacttttatttattttaagtgtgtttttccaggactcatcagctgcAAGTcgagtagttgtttcaatctagttgtggagggcgcagctcacactggcccatgtggggatcgaactggcaaccctggtgttacgagcatcacgctctaaccaactgagctaatcggctgCCCCtcagcaatattttataattttcattgcacaagtcttttacctccttggttaattcctattttattctttttgatactatgATAAATGGACTGAACCCAGATCCCTGAGTGATGGGGGCCTAGACTGGAATTCTGtgagctatttcttttctttttaaaaaaaatttaattagggcagatattttattttattattcaaagaaCATGGAAGATTTAGTAAATGTGTTcaattctagtttttaaaaaaggcagcCTTTCTGTAAAAACAGAAGATACAACGTAAGATGAAAACCAGCAAAATTATACCCATGTGGGGTCCAACGGTGGAAAGTGAATAAAACACACATTCCCGCTCATAAAGATGGCAATTCTTCTAATGTGAGCTATTTCTAAGATTTTGGTCTTTGTGATGATCTCCATATGAAAGATTGAGCCCATCATAGACAATCTCCTGTTTCAAGACCCATAATTTAACCACATTGAAAAGTcacttttgccatgtaaggtaacacattcacaggttctagggattaggatgtggacatcctAGAGGAgggcattattctgtctaccatacGTGTTGCAAATATCTCCCACAACTCTATGGCTGACTGTTTACTCAATTAATGGCAACTTTTAATTGACAGAAGTCATTTTTgccacatttctatttttaatttagtcCAATGTCAAACTTTCCCTTTATGATTGATGctttttgtgtcctgtttaagaaatccGTGCCTACTCCCAAGTCACGCAGATATTCGCTTAGGTTTTTCACCTAGAAATGTTATTGTTTTACCCTTCACATTTAGAGCTACATTCTGCTCTGAATAGATTTTTGCTTAATATGTGACATTAGGGAGgccatttatttctatatagaTATCCAATTGCCCTAACAACTACTagtcatttattgaatagaatgtCCTTTCTTTATAGTTTTGCAGTGACTTCCTTGTAAATCAGGTGTCCACATGTGTAAATATGTTTCTGAATTCTCCCAGTTGTATTCAAAGAACTTCCTGTGATAATGGAAATGTCCTATATCTGTTCTTCCAAGATGGTAATCCtgtggctactgagcacctgatatgtggctagtgtgactgaggaactaaattattaatgttatttaattttactgaatttatatttaaatagccatatgtggctaatAGCTACCATGTTGGCCAGAGCAGCATATTgcttcattgatctatttgtgcCATAGATCCCTGTGCCAATGCCATACTcgcttaattactgtagcttcatAATTAGTCTTTACATTTAGTTCTTCTCCATCAAGATCGTATTAACCATTCTAGGCCTTTTGTTTTTCAcgtacattttagaatcagcttgtcagtttccaTAAAAATCCTGCTGTGATTTCAATAGGAagtgcattgaatctatagatcaaattggggagaattgacatcgtTATACCAGTGAGACTTCCAATTtatgaacatggtatatcctttcatttatttagtgtctttattttctcttaatactgttttatatcgtgtgtgtgtgtgtgtgtgtgtgtgtgtgtataaaggtCTTGCTCaacttttgttaaaattatttctaggCATTATGTGACTCTTGGTATTATTGTAGATggcattgctttttaaattaattattatttttctagagGCAGACATATTCTTGGTATCTTTTCCAGGGTGGAGACACCATGTTCCACATAAGGATAAAAGTGCTGGAGAGGCCTCAGGGGTTCTTGTAAGATAGCCCTATCTTTCCTTAGCTCATACACCTAAAGTCTGCAGTTCTTGATATCCTTAAGGTCACGAAGGAAGGAGGCCCCATCCCAGCAGAAACAGCAACTAGAGCCCACCCAGGATGACGTCTGTTAGTGAAAACATGGAGGCCCAGGATGAGAATTCCCAGATGTCTAGTCCATTGGATTCCAAATCCGTGATTACTACTACCTCAGCTTCGCAGTTCATAAAGTCCGAATTTTTGCCTTCTGAGGAATTTAGTGGGGAAGGACGGAAGTTTTACAGTTGGTCATCAAACATTTTGTCCAATGAAGATAATGATGAAGCATTGGAGACGATAGCCAAAGATGAGCCAAAGGGTGAAGCCCACAGTGACCAACCATCCTGGGCCAATAAAATTGAGTACCTCCTGGCCCACGTGGCCTTATCTATGGGGCTGAGCACCATTTGGCGCTTTCCTTACCTGTGTTTTCACAACGGAGGTGGTAAGCCTGGGGACCAGGAATCTTGGACCCATGAGGGGGTGAGGAGCCAGAGGCTTGTCCTCCAGGGCCTCTGAGATATGTAGGGGCTGAGGATTTGGGATCCTGAATGGGGAAGGAACCAAGTATGTAAACACCTAGGACCTCAGGAGGATGGGAGCAGGATATCCAAACACTTGGATTCATAAGGATGGTGGGGCTGGAGGTCTGGATCGGGAAAGGGAGAAACTATGTATCTGGGTCTTCCAGAAACTGGTGGCCAAGAGACTGGACACCCGGGATTGTGAGGGATGTAGAAACAGTTGAGGCCTGATGCCTGTGGCTCTGAGGGAGGCCACTGGTGGGGAACATGTTTTACTGGACCCCAGAAAAAGTCCAGGCACTGAAAAGCCACATGGTTCTCAGAGCCTCTGCTTGAATTCCCTGCACAGGGAGTTTTCTCATCATGTACATTGTCTTGCTCTTCTTGGTCGGGATTCCTCTCCTCTTGCTGGAGATGGCAGCTGGTCAGAGGATGCGTCAGGGCAGCATTGATGTATGGAAGATCATCAGCCCCCGGATTGGTGGGGTGGGGTATACCAGCTTCATGGTGAGGAGCCCCGGGCTGCCCAGGCCTACCCTTTACACCCCACGCCCTCCCAACCTTTGTCCTGGAACGGGTCCCGTGATTTCACTCCCATGGGTCAAGTCCCTTCAGTTCCCCAAACCTCTGTCAAATCCCCTCTCTTCTGTTGGCCTACCTTCCTTCCCCTACTTCCAGAATTCTTCATGCTTCCTAGGTGTGCTTCATCGTGGGCTTGTACTATAGTGTGCTCATGGCTTGGAGTCTCTTCTATTTGGGTCAGTCTTTCCAGTCCCCACTGCCTTGGGCAATGTGCCCCTTACTGAGGAACTCCAGTCATTTTggtgagaagagagggaagaaaaaggcaAGTGGGGGGGCTGAGAAAAGAATGGGgaatgaagaaggaagaggaccattgagagaagagggaagagcagACAGATGATGGAATGGAATTGGAAGGAGGCGGGGATGGGAAAAAGGGGGAGGCACCTGGTGTTGCAGTTTCCTCCATGGCTAGTTCACCTCAGATCCTGAATGTATACGGACAACACCCACCACATACTTCTGGTACCGGCATGTACTGAAGGCCACGGATGAAATTGAGATAGATGGGCTACCAGTCCTGCATCTCAGTGTCTCTCTCTTTGTGACCTGGTCAATTATCTGCATCTCCATAATCAAAGGGCTCAAGTCCACTTGGAAGGTGAGCTACCCCTGACTTACTAATTTGAAGGACTCTCTTCTAACTGAGACCCCCCTAATATTCTCCTGCCTTGATGCCTGTAGGTCTCCAACTTCTCATTCCTTCTAATCTGACCTCTGATTCCCAGTAGCCTGTGATCCTACTATCCCAGCCTCTGCCTTTGCTGAACTCTGTTTCTGAATCACACTTCCTACTCAGGTGATGTACGTCTCAGTACTCCTTCCCTGCATCGTCCTATTCTGTCTCCTTATCTGGAGTCTCATGCTGAACGGCTCAATGTTTGGTCTCAAGATTTTGTTGGCTGCCAAGGTGAGGTATCTGCCACCCTTTAATCCTCTTATCAAACCGGGGTCAGGGACAGTATGTTTGTCAGTCTGATAGAGGCCCTTTGAGCTCCCTCTTTAACTCCTTTCCTCTCATCTTCCGTTGCCATCACAGTTTACCGCTCCTCTCTTTATATCCCAACCTGCATGGCACTTCTCCTCCTCAGGTGCCAGCCCTGTACTCGGTGGACGTGTGGCGCCGGACAGGGAACCAGCTCTTTTTGTCCCTGGGCTCTGGCTTTGGCAGCTTCACTGCAATCAGCTCATATATCCCTCGGAACAACAACTGTGTCATGGATGCCATTGCTGTGGCTCTTCTCAACTTGATGACTTCAGTGACTGCTACGGTGTTGGTATTTGCCATCATGGGCCACTTGGCCacagagaagaatgaaaaatgttaCCTGACGTGAGTCCAATCTTTCATATGGAGATCGGCACAAAGACCAGTCTTAGAAATCGCTCACATAACTCCGGTCTGGGCCCCCATCCCTCAGGGATGTTGGCTCAGTCAATATGGGTCCCTCGGACTGGAACATCCTAAGCCTTAAAAACACCCGAATGTCTCCAAGTCTCTCTCTTTCCAGGCTGCTTTTCTCAACTGGGAAAACCCCAAACTTGGAGGTTTTCAAAGGTGTGTTTGCCCCATTCTTAAGTGGGGACTGTCATGGAAAAATTAGGGGATACCTTCAGCTGAACCATTAGACAGCCCATAGCACCAGGGCCCCTATAGCCTATTAATTCTCCCatgacattcatttaaaaattacttggacatttatttacaaaacagctCCTATCTACCAACCCCTGCGCTGAGATCTGGAAACATAGCCAATGGTGAATCAGACTACCATCCCCGCCCTCAGGAAGAGCAGTCTTTTGAAGAAGCAGATAATCACAAACTAGATGATAACTGATAGGGATGAGGGAGCTGCTAACTCCCTGAGgcagtcagagaaggcttcctagTGGAGGCAATCGTGAGCTGAGTTTTCTCCTGACAAATAACCACTCCTAGTATTCTTTCAAATTGTTCCCATTCATAGACTATGTATAAAaacataccatttttaaaaaaatggatcatACCATACTACTTTTCCTGATCTTATAAAAACAGGCCTGAACTGCTTTCCATGGCAGTAGAGTTCAGTGAGCTGAATAAGGAGCTGTAGGAATTTGCCGTATGGACAATGGGTGTGGAAGTAGAATTGGGGTACACTGAATGGGGGTAGAGTGGGGTagttctgggcagagggaataTCATGTGCCAAAGGTCCTGAGACAAGGGAGAGTATCGCAAGTGGAAGATTTAATAGCAGAGTGTGGCTGAGGTGTAGGAGGTGAATAGACTTGTGAGTTAAGAGGCTGGAGATGCAGGTGGAGAAAGCTGAGAAGCGCTAATGATATCCTGAGATTGTCTAGCAGCAGATAAGTGTCCTAAGGCCCTCAGTGACACTGGGAGGACCCCTGCAGAGGTCTATTTAAGTCAGAGATCCTCTGGCCTCACACAAATACCTTTGTGATTGTGGAAGTAGGGTGTCTGGCAGTGCCTGCTAGGAGCCCGGAGACGTGGCTTTTCTTTTATCCAGCTCAAAAACGAAGCTAGTGATTTCCCTTCTCGTATAGAAGATGAGAGAGGAGAAGTTATCTTAAAGGCCCAGATGGTTTTATATGATTCTACCCCTGTCCCCAGGAATGCTGAGATAGTGATGAATCTGGTAGCTACTGGGGTGCTGTCTCCTGAGTTCCAGTTCCCAGAGAGTCTGTATCAGCGTATTGGCTCCATCTACCCCACGTGGTTCAGCAACCTCCCTGAACAAGTCCAAAGCATGGTCCTACCCTACTTATACAATTGTAACTTAGCTGAGCAATTGAAGGAGGTAGGTAAGGGTTGGGGATGGAGCCCTAGAGTTCCCCTCAAAGCCCCCAGTGCACTAGAAACTTCAGCGATCCGTAGGTATCTGTAGAATCCTGAAAGGCAATTCTCAGCAGCATCCTGGACAACCAAGACAAGGTTTACAGTCTCCTTTTGTGACAAGACAATTGTAGCCTCTGTAGCACCAAGCACTAGCATTCATAGAAGCCTGTTTGCCCCACCCTGAAAGAGTTGTTAGACCAGCAGCTGTTGTAGGAAGAAGCCGTCATACCTCAAGGCCCGAGGCGTATAATAATGTCCATTAACAGTGCTACAGATAGTTTCCTAGGGCAGGGGGTGCAGACGGAGTTAGGACTCCACAGAGTGACCTCAGAACTCTCACCATTCCTCCCTTCACCCACAGGTTATGGAGGGTCCAGGTGTGGCCATTGTGGCCTTTACCGAcatcatttctctgttttctggatTTACCTTCTGGGCCATCATGATCTTCATGTTGCTGGTGACCATGGGGCTGAGCACCATGATAGGCATCATGCAGGGCATCATTATTCCTCTCCAGGACACGTTCTCTTCCTTCCAGAAACATACAAAGCTGCTCACAGGTACTCCGACCTATGACCCCCTCCAAGCTGCGGCCATCGTGTCGCTTAACCTGCCTGGGACTCATGCAACCAGCTTGCATTCTGCCCTTGATCCACATCTGATGTTTCCCCCCAGTGGGCGTCTGTGTGCTCATGTTCCTGGGCAGCCTCATTTTCGTGGGACCCTCGGGCAGCTACTACGTGACCCTGCTGGATGATTACTGGGTGTCCCTGCCCCTCTTCTTCATTCTCATCTTGGAGAACGGGGCCATGGCCTGGATCTATGGGGCCAGGAGGTAAGGTCCCAAACCCAAGAGCTGCTATGCCCCCACACAGCTGGGCCCCTAGGGAGCACTGGCCCCTCCTGCACTGACCAGCAGGTCTCTGGTCCCAGGACGACAGAGAGTTCctaggagggtgggaaggagaaaagCATAGGCTTGTTTCCTTAGAAAGCATATGTAACATGGAAGAGTGGTGAACAGCCTATATCAAGTCCTAGGGCTCCTGAGCCCTACTTTTACCCAGAGTAGTGTGTACTCTGAAACATGTAATCCCTTGCTTTTCACAATGTGCTCtctgtgctcgcttcggcagcacatatacaaaATGTGCTCTCTGGAACAgcagcttattagaaatgcagacccTCAGGCTCATCCCAGACCTTTGAATCTctatctgcattttcacaagaacCCCAAATGATTTGTGTGCACACTAATGTTTGAAAAGCACCATATCGTCCAAGGGGGGCAGCATTTCCAGGTGATAGTGGTTCTCGGCATCAGTTCACTTACTCATATTCTcactcttaaatatttcttaggGCCTCCCATGTGCCAAGTAGGCCTTATGGTGAATACTGGAGATACTGGGGTAAATTATATTTAGTTTCTGTTCTCAGAGTccagaaaggaaaagatatgTAAGCAGACCTTGGGCAGAGTGGTAAGTCTATGACAGGACAAGGGCACCGTAGGAACATACGGTAGATGGTCATCTGAAGATTAAAGAGTCAGGCAAGGAGGGGATGCAGAAACAGGATATAGACAGGTGAAGGGGAGTTTatcaaaggagagagagagaagggtattctaggcagaaggaaccTGACTTACATATGTATTGGGGTTAAGAAGGTGCACCAAAGAAAGCTGGATACACAGCCTTGAAGAAACCACATTTAGGAAGTTGGCTTTTATCCTGAGGGTGAAGGGGGAtggaaatgtgttgtttttttaaatcacagggCTGGGACAGAAATTAGCCTGAAAAGGGATGGATTAGAGGCAAGGAGACTGGTTGTGGAAGTGAACAGAAAGGTCTAAGAAATGTTAAGGGCTCTCTCCTAGGTGAGGTTTGGACTAAACCCTCCCCCAAGGCCTGAACAGCCCGCCCAAAGCCTTATGGCCCTTCC
It encodes:
- the LOC141567663 gene encoding orphan sodium- and chloride-dependent neurotransmitter transporter NTT5-like — translated: MTSVSENMEAQDENSQMSSPLDSKSVITTTSASQFIKSEFLPSEEFSGEGRKFYSWSSNILSNEDNDEALETIAKDEPKGEAHSDQPSWANKIEYLLAHVALSMGLSTIWRFPYLCFHNGGGSFLIMYIVLLFLVGIPLLLLEMAAGQRMRQGSIDVWKIISPRIGGVGYTSFMVCFIVGLYYSVLMAWSLFYLGQSFQSPLPWAMCPLLRNSSHFGEKSDPECIRTTPTTYFWYRHVLKATDEIEIDGLPVLHLSVSLFVTWSIICISIIKGLKSTWKVMYVSVLLPCIVLFCLLIWSLMLNGSMFGLKILLAAKVPALYSVDVWRRTGNQLFLSLGSGFGSFTAISSYIPRNNNCVMDAIAVALLNLMTSVTATVLVFAIMGHLATEKNEKCYLTNAEIVMNLVATGVLSPEFQFPESLYQRIGSIYPTWFSNLPEQVQSMVLPYLYNCNLAEQLKEVMEGPGVAIVAFTDIISLFSGFTFWAIMIFMLLVTMGLSTMIGIMQGIIIPLQDTFSSFQKHTKLLTVGVCVLMFLGSLIFVGPSGSYYVTLLDDYWVSLPLFFILILENGAMAWIYGARRLLADLIIILDRPISPIYRWLWCFISPFVLLVLFVSTLIHLYTNTITYLAWNSSTSDEVIQNYPSWAEVLLGVLIGITILPIPAYFLYTLLNVAIPVSTSHIFD